The proteins below come from a single Oerskovia jenensis genomic window:
- a CDS encoding DUF4191 domain-containing protein: MARNKSTDPSTGVDGTKPKKQKKQRWYHQVWDAYKMTRAEDPAVTWIMLGVFVGILAVAIGIGLAWGPWVYTLIVGLPFAFLGSLFVLTRRAETAAYSRIDGQPGAARAALGTIRRGWTFDDEPVALTPQQDLVFRGVGRPGVVLVGEGPTHRVTKLLDGEKRRITRVLPNVPVTTIQCGNGEGQVPLKKLARTVQKLRPTLTKPETAEVLKRLKALGGAKLPIPKGIDPTRARPDRKGMRGR; encoded by the coding sequence ATGGCCCGCAACAAGAGCACCGACCCCTCGACCGGGGTCGACGGCACCAAGCCGAAGAAGCAGAAGAAGCAGCGCTGGTACCACCAGGTCTGGGACGCGTACAAGATGACGCGCGCCGAGGACCCGGCGGTCACGTGGATCATGCTCGGCGTGTTCGTCGGCATCCTCGCGGTCGCGATCGGTATCGGTCTGGCGTGGGGCCCCTGGGTCTACACCCTCATCGTGGGTCTGCCGTTCGCGTTCCTCGGCTCGCTGTTCGTCCTGACGCGTCGCGCCGAGACCGCGGCCTACAGCCGTATCGACGGCCAGCCCGGTGCGGCCCGCGCCGCGCTCGGCACGATCCGCCGCGGCTGGACGTTCGACGACGAGCCCGTCGCCCTGACCCCGCAGCAGGACTTGGTGTTCCGCGGCGTCGGGCGCCCCGGCGTCGTGCTCGTGGGCGAGGGCCCCACGCACCGCGTGACCAAGCTGCTCGACGGCGAGAAGCGCCGCATCACGCGCGTCCTGCCCAACGTCCCGGTCACCACGATCCAGTGCGGCAACGGCGAGGGGCAGGTCCCGCTCAAGAAGCTCGCGCGCACCGTGCAGAAGCTGCGCCCGACGCTCACGAAGCCGGAGACCGCGGAGGTCCTCAAGCGCCTCAAGGCGCTCGGCGGCGCCAAGCTGCCCATCCCCAAGGGCATCGACCCCACGCGCGCCCGCCCCGACCGCAAGGGCATGCGCGGGCGCTGA